A genomic stretch from Helianthus annuus cultivar XRQ/B chromosome 1, HanXRQr2.0-SUNRISE, whole genome shotgun sequence includes:
- the LOC110931612 gene encoding uncharacterized protein LOC110931612: protein MWNMKARIIRKWNQGYKMEIIFIDEKGAKIQAGIKSHLIPVFDGQLQEDAVVIMSKFGVGENKDLYKVVVQPYKINFYRCTTVTHVRGWQGVEYGFNFRAYEDILQGEALNALSVGSVYFCNHVLLV, encoded by the exons ATGTGGAACATGAAGGCGAGAATTATTCGAAAATGGAATCAGGGTTACAAGATGgagatcatcttcattgatgagaAG GGTGCTAAGATTCAAGCAGGTATTAAGAGTCATCTGATACCTGTTTTTGATGGACAGCTGCAAGAAGATGCTGTTGTGATTATGTCGAAATTTGGTGTTGGTGAgaataaagatttatataaaGTAGTAGTGCAGCCttataaaatcaacttttatAGATGCACAACTGTTACTCATGTGAGAGGTTGGCAAGGTGTTGAGTATGGTTTCAATTTCAGAGCTTATGAAGATATTCTTCAAGGAGAGGCGTTAAACGCTTTGAGTGTTGGTAgtgtatatttttgtaatcatgtcttgcttgtataa
- the LOC110931608 gene encoding 17.9 kDa class II heat shock protein-like, whose amino-acid sequence MRSYRKKKEPPEFSAVSAVVLRSVVVLRTTAAGGSDSVEDDNVLVISGERNREEEKEGVKYVRMERRMEEPRRRWWRFMRKFPLPENANTDKISAVCQDGVLTVTVEKLPPPEPKKPKTIQVQVA is encoded by the exons ATGAGGAGTTACCGGAAAAAAAAGGAACCGCCGGAGTTCTCCGCCGTCTCCGCCGTTGTTCTGAGGAGTGTCGTTGTTCTTCGCACTACCGCCGCCGGCGGTTCTGATTCC GTGGAAGACGACAACGTTTTGGTGATAAGCGGAGAGAGGAACCGAGAGGAAGAGAAGGAAGGAGTCAAGTATGTGAGGATGGAGAGGAGGATGGAGGAACCGAGACGGCGGTGGTGGCGTTTCATGAGGAAGTTTCCGTTGCCAGAGAATGCGAATACGGATAAGATATCGGCCGTTTGTCAGGACGGTGTACTTACGGTGACTGTGGAGAAGCTGCCTCCGCCCGAGCCCAAGAAGCCGAAGACAATCCAGGTCCAGGTGGCTTGA
- the LOC110878529 gene encoding 2-alkenal reductase (NADP(+)-dependent), producing MEQVKNKQIILKDYVNGFPKESDMPLITSSTINLKLPEGSNAVLLKNLYLSCDPYMRGRMSESKGSYVDSFTPGSPITGYGVAKVLDSGHSKFKKGDFVWGMTGWEEYSIINAPETLFKIEDTDVPLSYYTGLLGMAGMTAYVGFYEICAPKKGEYVYVSAAAGAVGQLVGQFAKLCGCYVVGSAGTKEKVDLLKNKYGFDEAFNYKEEQDLTAALKRCFPNGIDIYFENVGGKMLEAVLSNMRLNGRIAACGMISQYNLEEGEGVRNLFLVVTKRLRIQGFIIGDHYHMYPKYMETVLPLIKQGKICYIEDVVEGLESAPAALVGLFSGRNVGKQLVVVARE from the exons ATGGAACAAGTGAAGAACAAACAGATTATACTCAAGGATTACGTTAATGGCTTCCCTAAGGAATCCGACATGCCCCTCATTACTTCCTCCACCATCAACCTCAAGCTTCCAGAAGGTTCCAACGCCGTCCTCCTGAAGAACCTTTATCTGTCGTGTGATCCGTACATGCGTGGTAGAATGAGCGAATCTAAAGGAAGTTACGTTGATTCCTTTACTCCTGGTTCG CCTATAACAGGATATGGAGTAGCTAAAGTTCTTGATTCGGGGCATTCAAAATTCAAGAAAGGTGACTTTGTTTGGGGAATGACTGGATGGGAGGAATACAGCATTATCAACGCGCCTGAGACTCTATTCAAGATTGAAGATACTGACGTGCCTCTATCCTATTATACAGGCCTTCTTG GTATGGCTGGTATGACTGCTTATGTTGGTTTCTATGAGATCTGTGCTCCAAAGAAAGGAGAGTATGTATATGTTTCAGCAGCTGCGGGTGCAGTTGGTCAGCTCGTTGGACAGTTTGCAAAGCTGTGTGGATGTTATGTCGTTGGGAGTGCGGGTACAAAAGAAAAG GTTGATCTTTtgaagaataaatatggttttGATGAGGCTTTCAACTACAAGGAAGAGCAAGATCTAACTGCAGCTCTAAAGAG GTGTTTTCCTAATGGTATCGATATATACTTTGAGAACGTCGGGGGGAAGATGTTGGAGGCGGTACTCTCAAACATGAGATTAAATGGTCGGATTGCAGCTTGCGGGATGATCTCACAATACAATCTAGAGGAAGGAGAGGGGGTGCGCAACCTGTTCTTAGTGGTAACAAAACGTCTGCGCATTCAAggttttattataggtgatcacTATCACATGTATCCGAAGTATATGGAAACGGTATTACCTTTGATAAAACAAGGGAAGATTTGTTATATAGAAGACGTTGTGGAAGGGCTCGAGAGCGCACCTGCGGCTTTGGTTGGGCTGTTCTCTGGCAGAAATGTTGGGAAGCAACTGGTGGTCGTGGCTCGTGAATGA